Part of the Rothia mucilaginosa genome, CCGGAATCTATTTCTGCGGGTGCGTTCGAGGCTGTGATTGGTGTGCCCGGTGCGTCCCTACAGATCGGTAAGACGTACCTGGTGGCGGCTTTTGACGCTGCCGGTGACGGTAACCTTCAGCTCAACACGGTGCGTTTTACGGTGACTCAGGCGTCCTCTGAGGGCGGTGGATCATCGTCCAATTCTTCGTCTGTGAACGAGGAGAAGCCGGTTACTGTACCTTCCGCGTCTGCCTCTGAGACTGCGGATGCACCCGCTGCGGGTTCTAAGTCTAAGACCCGCGGTATTCAGGCTGATACCGCCATGGCTCCGGGTACTAATGACGCCACGATTTCTGTTCCGCGCGCTGCCGGTAGCCCTGCCACCGCGTCTTCCTCGGCGCTGGGGTACCGCACCGGGGAGGCGCAGCCTGTTGAGGTGGCGACCCCCGAGTCTAATTTGCCCTCGGGTACCGATTCGGCGGCTCAGTCTCGCCGTGCCGCGATTCTGAACGGTTCTTCCTCTCAGGTTCGTACTGATCCCGGATCGCCGAATGGTGTGAAGGCAACGGAGGCGCAGATTACCCGCAACATGGATAAGAGTTCGCCGCTTCTGCCGATTTTGGTGACCCTGGGTGGCGGTCTGATTCTGGGTGCTTTGGGTATGTCACGTATGCATGCTTCGAAGAAGGATTAGTCGCGTAGGGGGTGGGGGAGTAGCGGCCCCTGTTGCCTGTTGAAGTGTGCTGGTACGGGGTGGGTTTATTGCCCTGTCAGTGTGCTGTGGGGTGGTTTGTCACAAAACGGTTTCTTGGAACCTGATGTTGAGAAATACTCACGCTATCGATATAGTAAGCCTGTCCTAACAATGTCGATAGTATGGATACACACCAATGAAGATTTTCACATCTGGCACCCGCCTCTCCAAGGGAGCCTGCGCCCTCGCCGTTGCTGGCGCTGTTGCCCTGCCCCTGGCACCCGTTCTCGCCGAGAACATTAATATCGCTGCCCAGAACGTTGCCGCACAGAATGTCGCTGCAGGCGACCAGGCAACCGCCGGCGCATCCTTCGGTTGGGGCGTGCGCGCCTCCTTCCTGTCCTACAACGGTATGCCCCGCGAAATGACCGACGGCGCAGCCTGGGACGCAACCGCAAAGCAGTTCACCTTCACCCCGACCTCCACCACCGTCTCTGAAGACGGCAAGCAGGTCACCCTGCAGGCAGCCGGCCGCCTCTGGTTCACCGGCCACTGCGCTGAAGGTCAGGACCCCGAAACCGGTTGCGCCCTGAACCTCACCTTCTCCAATCCCCGCGTGGAACTGAACCTCGCTGACGGCACCGGCTCTCTCTACATGACCGTGCGCACCAAGAACTACGCTTCCGGCAAGTTCGAGGGCCCCATGGAAGTCAAGATGGCGACCCTGAGCACCGGCACCGCCAAGCAGAGCGAGAAGGACGGCGTAGTTAGCATCAGCGGCATCTCCGCGAACCTGACCGCCGACGGTAACCACGCCTTCTCTGACTTCTACAACGAAGGCGCCAGCCTCGACCCGCTGAGCATCTCCTACAACGGTAGCGCAGCTAACACCCCCAAGAGCGCCTACAGCGTCGCCGAGTCTTACAACACCGGCGCGGGCGTGAACCAGCCCCAGAACACCGCACGTCTGGGCCAGAACCACATCGTGCACGTGGCACCCCCGAGCTTCAGCGGTGACACCACCTACACCGTGCTGACCAGCTCCAACCTGAAGATGACCGACACCGGCGTCCTGAAGGCAATCAAGGGCGTTTTCGCGGTAGACGCTGACGGCAACCGCATGCTCGTCATCGGCAGCGAGACCAACAAGCCCGAGCTGTACACCGTGACCGCCGAGGGTAAGCTCGTCTCCTCCGGTACCTACTCCGACGTAGACCTCGGCGCCAACACCGTCAAGGCAATCGGCTACAACCCCGCCAACAACACCTGGGGCATCCTCAGTATTGACGGCCAGGGCGGCGGCAAGCTGACCATCATTGACGCATCCGGCAAGGCAACCTCGCAGGCTCTGCCGAAGCCCGACTCTATCGACCCGCAGGTTGTGAACGCCTACTCGCTCGACGAGTACTACGGTGACTCGTTCTCCAATAACACCGTGACCCTCGCGCCGCTGCCCGACGGCAGCTTCGTGTACGCGCCGTCGACCTCCATCTACGATGCGGCCGGCGAAAAGGTGGTTCAGAAGGGTCACCTGCTGCACATGAGCAGCAACGGCGTGTCCCTGGTTCCGAACTCTTCACCCGCAGGCTACGACACCGCCCTGCCCTCGACCCTG contains:
- a CDS encoding HtaA domain-containing protein produces the protein MKIFTSGTRLSKGACALAVAGAVALPLAPVLAENINIAAQNVAAQNVAAGDQATAGASFGWGVRASFLSYNGMPREMTDGAAWDATAKQFTFTPTSTTVSEDGKQVTLQAAGRLWFTGHCAEGQDPETGCALNLTFSNPRVELNLADGTGSLYMTVRTKNYASGKFEGPMEVKMATLSTGTAKQSEKDGVVSISGISANLTADGNHAFSDFYNEGASLDPLSISYNGSAANTPKSAYSVAESYNTGAGVNQPQNTARLGQNHIVHVAPPSFSGDTTYTVLTSSNLKMTDTGVLKAIKGVFAVDADGNRMLVIGSETNKPELYTVTAEGKLVSSGTYSDVDLGANTVKAIGYNPANNTWGILSIDGQGGGKLTIIDASGKATSQALPKPDSIDPQVVNAYSLDEYYGDSFSNNTVTLAPLPDGSFVYAPSTSIYDAAGEKVVQKGHLLHMSSNGVSLVPNSSPAGYDTALPSTLVSPKGYIYRWNNWYGGKVQILKYENGTFSVVRESATLEGFEKTEVATMFLTRAGNVVVVDASGSRLVFMDDTLNKVNEVVLSSMRKTDKSGGYNALELPNGDIIYPTSFENPNTYEDQLWLNRLAANSAPEQTPAPEPTKSAEPTVAPTVAPTVAPTAEPTAAPSAEPTVTAEPTVAPTEAPTAEPTKSAEPTVAPTVAPTAEPSKTAEPTVAPTEVPSATAEPTVEPSATAEPSVTAEPSAEPTMEPSATAEPTKTAEPTAVPSEEPTSPSLPTASVAPSVAPSATPSASVSASPTAVPSIPAVTPSVSASASASASASASSSASASASSSASSSSSASVTASASESASASASASASASASESASASASASESSTADQNAAGHKGGSNGGSDAGSGTSDNLGVSGSNGGSSNGGSSAGGSSTSGSSSSKLAQTGASGAMFAAAAGAITLAAGTALVVARRRKS